In Carcharodon carcharias isolate sCarCar2 chromosome 3, sCarCar2.pri, whole genome shotgun sequence, a single window of DNA contains:
- the LOC121275979 gene encoding uncharacterized protein LOC121275979, with protein sequence MVRGKLYLTQIINRRNHSAVKYWQSSSVEDNSLMMDINELEEQYDSIRQQQKEQTHVVFRTGKSKHANGEFFKLQVKTVSVNCTVRKPKAFEEHLPVNSVTLDFPNKDYTQKDETPWRIHLDIHRVVQGQNVRQMSHLQEKKDIDDRNQQRGSMIRNIPLRKGVTESYNYKKANGEATTHVACKPNELKAIRSFTNHNHNIPKINKRFSFPNERSNIWASKNGLLTKIAPTATKGDYYPFPQMKTPRKSDTAKSLGLYAKY encoded by the exons ATGGTTCGGGGAAAATTGTACCTGACTCAAATAATCAACAGGCGTAACCACTCAGCAGTCAAGTACTGGCAGAGTAGCAGTGTAGAAGACAACTCACTCATGATGGATATAAATGAACTGGAAGAGCAGTATGACTCCATACGACAGCAGCAAAAAGAACAGACACACGTTGTTTTTAGAACAG GTAAAAGTAAACATGCAAATGGAGAATTCTTCAAGCTCCAAGTCAAAACAGTGTCAGTCAACTGCACAGTACGAAAACCAAAGGCATTTGAAGAACACCTTCCTGTTAACAGTGTCACGCTTGACTTTCCAAACAAAGATTATACCCAGAAAGATGAAACTCCTTGGCGCATACATCTAGATATTCATCGCGTGGTGCAAGGGCAGAATGTGCGTCAAATGAGTCACTTGCAGGAAAAGAAGGATATAGACGATCGAAATCAACAACGAGGTTCAATGATCCGAAATATTCCACTCAGAAAAGGTGTAACTGAGTCATATAACTACAAAAAAGCCAATGGTGAAGCAACAACACATGTGGCCTGCAAACCGAATGAATTAAAGGCTATCCGCTCTTTCACCAACCATAATCACAACATACCTAAGATCAATAAAAGATTTTCATTTCCAAATGAGAGATCCAATATATGGGCAAGCAAAAATGGGCTTCTCACTAAAATAGCACCAACTGCCACAAAAGGGGATTATTATCCATTCCCTCAGATGAAAACACCAAGGAAGTCCGACACTGCCAAAAGCCTTGGCTTATATGCCAAGTATTAA